The Mycobacteriales bacterium DNA window CCGGCCGGAGCCGGAACTCGGCGGCGGTGACGACGGTCCGGGGCGGCAGCGCCGACCGTCGGTACCCGAGGCCCAGCTCGGCGGCAGCGACCCGGCGCGGGTGGGGCTGCTCGGGGCTGGCCAGGTCGGCCCCGGCGAGCACGTCGGCGACCTCACCGGAGTGCGCACCGGCGTTCATCCGAACCGATCCGCCGACGCTCGCGGGAATCGCGGCGGCGAACTCGAGGCCGGTCAGCCCCGACCGGGCGGTCCAGGCGGCCAGTTGCGGCATCGCCACCCCCGCGCCGACCTCGATCCGGTCGCCCTCGCGGTGGCGGCGGGTGAAGCCGCGGCCGAGCCGCAACGCCAATCCTGGGAACCCGGCGTCGGCGACCAGCAGGTTCGACCCCTTGCCGAGGACGAGCATCGGGACCGCCGACTCCGGGCTGGGGGCGAGCAGCTCCAGGATCCGGGTCAGCGCGGCCTGGTCGACCGGCTCGACGAACACGGCGGCCGCCCCGCCGACCCCGAACGTGGTGAGCGGCCCGAGCGGGCGGGCGGTCTGCACCGCCAGCCCGGCGGCGGTGAGGCGGGCGGCCAGGTCTGCGACCGCCGCCGGGTCGGCCGGCGGCGACCAGACGAAGCTCACGGCGCGGGACGCAGCACGTCGAGGATCTCCGGGCCGATCATGGTGACGTCCCCGGCACCGAGGGTGAGAACGAGATCGCCGGGCCGGACCAGCCCGGCGACCCGGCCCGGCACCGCCGACCAGGACGGCTCGTAGTGAACCGCATCGGCGGCGAGCGGGACGGCGCCGGCGACCAGCGCCCCGGTCACCCCGGGGATCGGGTCCTCACCGGCCGCGTAGACCTCCATAACGACAACGACGTCGGCGAGCGCCAGGGCGGCCCCCAGCGCGGTCGCGAACCCGGCGGTCCGGGTATAGCGGTGCGGCTGGAAGACGGCGACGACTCGACCGTCCCCCCCGACGACCTGGCGGGCCGCGGTCAGCACCGCCCGGATCTTCGTCGGATGGTGGGCGTAGTCGTCGACGACCCGGATCCCACCAACCCATCCCTTCGTCTCGAACCTGCGCCGGGCGCCGGTGAACCCGGCCAGCCCGGCGGCCAGCTCGGCGAACGGCGCGCCGAGCTCGAGCCCGGCGGTCAGCGCCGCGACGGCGTTGCTCGCGTTGTGCCGACCCGGGACGACGAGCTGCACGGTCCCGAGCCGGCGCCCGATGGCGATGACCTCGAACCTGGCTCGCTCGCCCTCCAGGCGCAACCCGTCGACCCGCACCGCGGCGTCATCCGCCCAGCCGTAGCTCACCACCCGACGGCCGGCGGCCGTCGCCGCGGCAGCGACCCGCCGCGCCCCGACGTCGTCGGCGCAGGTCACGACGAAGCCGTCCGTCGAGACCCGGGCAACGAACTCGGCGAACGCCTCTTCGACCGCGGCCGCCGTGCCGTAGTGGTCGAGGTGGTCGGCCTCGACGTTGGTGACGACGGCGGCGAACGGGGAGAGCAGGAGGAACGAGCCGTCACTCTCGTCGGCTTCGGCCACGAACAGGTCACCACCGCCGTGGTGGGCGTTGGAGCCTGGTTCGTTGAGGTCTCCGCCGATGGCGAACGAGGGATCGAGCCCGCAATGTTGCAACCCGACGGTCAGCATCGACGTTGTCGTCGTCTTCCCCGCGGTGCCGGCGATCGCGATCCCCCGCCGGCCGGCCATCACCGCGGCCAGCGCCGCGGCCCGGGGCAGCACCAGCAGCTCGCGGCGGCGAGCCTCGATCAGCTCCGGGTTGTCCGCCCGGATCGCACTCGAGACGACGACCGTGTCCGCCGTGTCGACCCAGTCCGGGTCGTGCCCGACGTGGACCTGTGCCCCGAGCGCCCGCAGCGCGGCCAACCCGCGGGAATCCTTGGCGTCGCTGCCGGAAACCTGGGCGCCACGGGCCAGCAGGATCCGGGCGATGCCGCTCATCCCGGCGCCGCCGATCCCGATGAAGTGCACCCGACCGAGCGGCGCCGGACCGGACGGCGCGCTCACTGGTGCGTCCCGGCGCTGAGCACGAGATCCGCCAGCGCCTCGTCGCCGTCGCGGCGACCGAACCGGGCCGCCGCCGAGCTCATGCCGGCCAGCCGTCCCGGGTCGGTCAGCAGCGGCAGCAGGGTCTCGGTGATCCACGTGGCGTCCAGCCGGGCGTCGTCGACGAGCAGGCCACCCCCGGCGGCCACCACGGGTTCGGCGTTGCGGCGCTGCTCGCCGTTTCCGATCGGAAGCGGAACGTACGCGGCGGGCAGACCCACCGCCGCCAGCTCGGCGCAGGTCATGGCGCCGCCCCGGCACAGCGCGAGGTCGGCTGCGGCGTAGGCGAGCTCCATCCGGTCGAGGTAGGGCAACACGACGTAGCGCGGGATGGGCGGCCGGCCGGCGATCGCCGCCTCCGTCGAGGCCGCGTGCGCCGCGCCGGTGAGGTGCAGCACCTGGACCCCGGCCCCGGCGAGCCCCGCGGCGGCCCCCACCACGGCTTCGTTGACCCGTCTGGCGCCCTGCGAGCCGCCGAACACGAGCAGCACCGGGGCGCCCAGCGCGAGACCCAGGGTCAGCCGGGCGGCGTCGCGACCGGTCGAACGGTCGAGGGTCGCGATCGGCCGGCGCAGCGGCATGCCGACGAAGGTGGCGTGCGGAAGCCGGGCCCCCGCCGCCGCGGTCGCGACGTGCCGGGTCAGCCGGGCTCCGACCCGGTTGGCCAACCCGGGGCGGACGTTCGCCTCGTGCACGACGATCGGGACCCGCCGCCGCCGTGCGGCCAGGTAGGCGGGCAGCGCGGCGTAACCCCCGAAGCCGACCACCACGTCGGCTCGCGGGCGGTCGAGCACCCGCCCGGCCGCGCGGACGGCTCGGACCAGTCGCGCCGGCACCGTCGCCAGGGCGGGGGTGAGCCGGCGGGGCAGCGGGACCGGCGGGATGAGCTCCAGCGGGTATCCGCGGGCCGGCACCAGCCGGCTCTCCAATCCACGCTCGGTGCCGATCACGACGATCGAGACGTCAGGGCGCCGTCGGCGCAACGCGTCCGCGGTCGCCAGCGCGGGCTCGATGTGTCCGGCCGTGCCACCGCCGGCGATGACCACCCGCATCGCCGGGACGCCACCGGGCGACCCGGGGCTCACCGGCCGCGGCGGCGGGCGGCGAGCAGGGCCACGGCGTCCGGCTCGCGGCGGGCGAACGAGGCGAGCATGCCGACCGCGAACATGGTGGGCACGAGCGAGGATCCGCCGAAGCTCACCATCGGCAGGGGGATGCCGGTGACCGGGAGCAGCCCGGTGACGAAGCCGATGTTCACCAGGGCCTGGGAGACCAGCCAGGCGGTGATCCCGGCGGCGGCCAGCCGGGTGAACGGGTCGGTGTTGCGCAACGCGATCCGCAGCCCGGCGTAGCCGAGCATCGCGAACAGGGCGAGGACCGAGCAGGCGCCGATCAGGCCGAGCTCCTCGCCGATGACCGCGTAGATGTAGTCGGTGTACTGGTTGGGCAGGTAGAACCATTTCTCCCGGCTGGCGCCCAGCCCGAGGCCCCACCATCCGCCCGAGGACAACGCGTAGAGACCCTGCACCGCCTGATAGCCGCTGCCCTGCGGGTCGCGGAACGGGTCGGTGAAACTGGTCAGCCGGGCCAGCCGGTATGGCGCCGCGGCGGCGAGCACGCCGAGCCCGCCGCCGAGCGCCAACCCGGTGCCGCCGAACAGCGCGAGCGGAGCTCCGGCCACCCAGAGCAGGGCACAGGTGACGGTGACGAGAACGATCGTCGTCCCCATGTCCGGTTCGACCATGACCAGCCCGGCGAGGAGCAGCGTGATGGGCAGCAACGGGACCAGCAGGTGCCGCCACTGGCCGAGCAACCTGTCCTTGCGGGCCAGCAGGTCCGCCCCCCACAGCAGCAGCGCGAGCTTCGTGGGTTCGCTCGGCTGGAGCTGGAAGCCGCCGGGCAGCGTGATCCAGCGCCGGGCCCCGTTCACGCTGGCCCCCACCCCGGGGACGAGGACCGCGACGAGCAGCACGACGGACAGGGCGAGCATCGGGTATCCGAGCCATCGGTAGGCCTTGACCGGCAGCCGCATCGCGACCAGCAGGGCCGGGATCCCGATCACGACCCAGAGCGCCTGCTTCTTCACGACCGCGAACGACGAACCGGACGTCGCGAACGAGGTGACGCTCGATGCGGACAGGACCATGACGAGCCCGAGGATCACGAGCAGGGCACAGCTACCTAGCACCAGGTGATAGTCGGCAAGCGGGCGGTCCAGCCAGGCGAGGGTCCGGGTCCGGCGGCCGGGCCCGGCGACGGCAGCGGCGCTCACCGGCGACGAGCCGCCAGTGCGACCACGGCAGCCACGAACGCCTCGCCCCGCTCGGCGTAGTCGCGGAACATGTCCATGCTCGCGGCGGCCGGCGCCAACAGCACCGTGGTACCCGGAGTGGCCAACCGGGCAGCCGATGTCACGGCCTCGTCCATGGCCCCAGTGTCGGTCCTCGCGACCTCGACGACCGGCACCTGCGGCGCGTGTCGCGTGAGTGCCTCGAGCACCGCGCCGCGGTCGACGCCGACGACGACGGCACCCGCCAGCCGGTCGGCGGCGGCTCGCACGGCCGGCGTCAGGTCCGCCCCCTTGAGCAGCCCACCGACGATCCAGACCACGCGGGTATGGGCGGTGATACTCGCCGTCGCGGCATGCGGGTTGGTCGCCTTCGAGTCGTCGACGTAGGCGACCCCGTCGACGGTCGCGACAACGTCACCGCGATGCGGCTCGAGGCGCAGCCCGGCCAGCCCCCGGGCGACGGCGTCCGCCTCGACACCCCGGCTGCGCGCCAGGCCGGCCGCGGCCAGGGCGTTCGCCAGATGATGCGGGCCGGACGGCCGGACGTCCTCGACCCGGGCGAGCAGCGCAGCTTCGGCGAACGCCCGGTCGACGAGATACCCATCTTCAACGCCAAGCTCCCCCTCCCGCGGACGACCGAGCGTCACCGCCACCGTCCGCCCGGCCACGTCGGCCAAACGCGCAGCCACCTCCGGGTCGTCCCGGTTGCCCAGCGCGAGCCCCCCTGCCCAGATCTTGAGCTTGTCCGCGGTGTACGCGGCGAAGCTGCCGTGCCAATCGAGGTGGTCCTGGGCGAGGTTGAGCAGGGCCCCGGCCGCGCAGGCCAACGACACCGACCAGTGCAGCTGGAAGCTCGACAGCTCGGCGACGACGACCTCGGGCGCCGGCTCGGTGAGCACCGCGTCCACGAGCGGGGTTCCGACGTTGCCGGCGGCGACCACCCGCCGCCCGGCGGCGCCCAGCATCGCGGCGGCCATCCGGGTAGTGGTCGTCTTGCCGTTGGTTCCGGTGATGGCGAGCCAGGGCGCCGCCCCCGGCGGGCGCAACCGCCAGGCCAGCTCGACCTCACCGATCACCTCGACGCCGGACCGGAGGGCGGCGGTGAGCAACGGCTGATCCGGGCGCCAGCCGGGTGACGTGACGACGAGGTCGACCCGGTCCGGCAGCACCGTCGCATCGCCGAGTCGGACCCGCACACCGGCCGCGGACAGCTCCGCCGCCGTGGCCCGCTGCTCGGCACCGTCGCGGGCGTCCACCGCGATGACGTCCGCGCCGAGCCGGGCCAAGGCGAGCGCCGCGGCCCGTCCGGAGACGCCGACCCCGCCGACGGCGACCAGCCGCCCCGCCGGGTCGAATCTCACCGCAACGGGCCGCGGGAAAGGAACTCGGCGTAGAAGACGCCCAGCCCGAAGGCGACGGCGAGGCCGGCGATGATCCAGAACCGGACGATGACCGTGTTCTCGTTCCAGCCGCCGAGCTCGAAATGGTGGTGCACCGGGGCCATGTTGAACACCCGCCGCCGGAAGCCGCGGAATGCCACCACCTGGATGATCACGGACAGCGTCTCCACGACGAACAGGCCGCCGAGGATGACGAGCAGCAACTCAGTGCGGGTGGTCATCGCCAGGCCGGCCAGCGTCCCGCCGAGCGCAAGCGACCCGGTGTCCCCCATGAACACGCGGGCCGGCGACGCGTTCCACCACAGGAAGCCGAAGCACGCCCCCATCGCCGCGGACGCGACCGTCGCCAGGTCGAGCGGGTCCCGCACGTGGTAACAGCCGGGGCCCGGCGCGCTCCCGCAGCCGTTCTTGAACTCCCAGAACGAGATGACCACGTAGGCCGCGAACACCATGACCGCCGCTCCCGACGCCAGCCCGTCGAGCCCGTCGGTGAGGTTCACGCCGTTCGATGTCGCCGAGACCATGAGGTACGCCCAGATGACGAACCCGACGGTGCCGAGTACCAGCCCCGGGTAGTCGCGGACGAAGGACAGGTGGCTCGACACCGGGGTCAGGTGAACCAGTCCCCCACCGGGAAAATGCAGCGCGAGCACGCCGAAGACGACGGCGACGACGGCCTGACCGACGAGCTTCGTCGTCTTGTTGAGCCCGAGGCTGCGCTGCTTGCGAATCTTGATGTAGTCGTCGAGAAAGCCGACCAGCCCGAGGCCGGTCATGAGGAACAGGACGAGCACCGCCGACGCGGTCGGTCCACTGAGCAGGACGAGATGGGCGACGGTGTAACCGGAGATCGTGGCGGCGATGATGACCGTGCCGCCCATCGTGGGGGTGCCGCGCTTCGTGTGGTGGCTGGTCGGGCCGTCCTCGCGGATCAGCTGGCCGTAGCCGCGCGAGCGGAAGAGCCGAATCGCCAGCGGCGTACCCACCAGCGAGACGATGAGCGAACCCATGGCCGCGACCAGGATGTCCCTCACGACAGGTTCTCCAGCGCGGCGGCGACCCGTTCCAACCCGACCCGCCGGGAGGCCTTGACCAGGACGACGTCGCCGGGACCCAGCTCGGCCGCGAGCAGGGTGGCCGCCTCGTCGGCGTCGGCCACCCGGATGCTCCGGCCACCGGCGGCGCGCGCCGCGGTGTCGATTCCGGCGGCTCCGTCCCCCACCGCGACGATCCGGTCTACGCCGAGCGCCACGGCCAGCCGGCCGACGTCCGCATGGGCCTGCGCGCCGTACGGGCCGAGTTCGAGCATCTCGCCGAGCACCGCCCATCCGCGTCGCTGCCCGGCGCCCTGGCCACGCAAATGCGTCAGCGTCGTCAACGCCGCTCGAACCGAGTCGGGGTTGGCGTTGTAGGCATCGTTGAGCAGAAGAATCCGTCGTGGCAACTCACGGAGCTCCATCCGCCAACGGCTGACCGGACGGGCGTCGGACAGCGCGGCGGCGATCGCGAGGAGCGGAAGGCCGAGGACGCCGGCCGCGGCTGCCGCGGCGAGCGCGTTGGGCACCTGGTGAGCGCCGACGTAGCCGAGTCGCACGGGGACCGGCGACCCGTCGCCGGAGCGCAACCCGAAGCCCGGTCGGCCGCACTCGTCGAGGGTCACCTTCCCCGCCCGCACCAGGGCGCCGGCGCCCAGCCCGAAGGTGACGACGCGCCCGGGGGCGCGGGCGGCCATCGCGGACACCAGCGGGTCGTCGGCGTTGAGAACGGCGGTCCCGTCTGCGGCGAGGCCCTCGACAAGCTCCGCCTTCGCGGTCGCGATCGCGTCCCGGCTGCCGAACTCGCCGACGTGGGCATCACCGACGTTGAGGA harbors:
- the murB gene encoding UDP-N-acetylmuramate dehydrogenase, with the translated sequence MSFVWSPPADPAAVADLAARLTAAGLAVQTARPLGPLTTFGVGGAAAVFVEPVDQAALTRILELLAPSPESAVPMLVLGKGSNLLVADAGFPGLALRLGRGFTRRHREGDRIEVGAGVAMPQLAAWTARSGLTGLEFAAAIPASVGGSVRMNAGAHSGEVADVLAGADLASPEQPHPRRVAAAELGLGYRRSALPPRTVVTAAEFRLRPDDPVAIGQRLADHRAWRRHTQPLRARSCGSTFTNPPGDSAGRLIEAAGLKGLRVGGAQISDRHANFIVVDPGTRAADVLGLLVRVQRAVREAGGPELRPEVRAVGDFGGLAGP
- the murC gene encoding UDP-N-acetylmuramate--L-alanine ligase; translation: MSAPSGPAPLGRVHFIGIGGAGMSGIARILLARGAQVSGSDAKDSRGLAALRALGAQVHVGHDPDWVDTADTVVVSSAIRADNPELIEARRRELLVLPRAAALAAVMAGRRGIAIAGTAGKTTTTSMLTVGLQHCGLDPSFAIGGDLNEPGSNAHHGGGDLFVAEADESDGSFLLLSPFAAVVTNVEADHLDHYGTAAAVEEAFAEFVARVSTDGFVVTCADDVGARRVAAAATAAGRRVVSYGWADDAAVRVDGLRLEGERARFEVIAIGRRLGTVQLVVPGRHNASNAVAALTAGLELGAPFAELAAGLAGFTGARRRFETKGWVGGIRVVDDYAHHPTKIRAVLTAARQVVGGDGRVVAVFQPHRYTRTAGFATALGAALALADVVVVMEVYAAGEDPIPGVTGALVAGAVPLAADAVHYEPSWSAVPGRVAGLVRPGDLVLTLGAGDVTMIGPEILDVLRPAP
- the murG gene encoding undecaprenyldiphospho-muramoylpentapeptide beta-N-acetylglucosaminyltransferase, producing the protein MRVVIAGGGTAGHIEPALATADALRRRRPDVSIVVIGTERGLESRLVPARGYPLELIPPVPLPRRLTPALATVPARLVRAVRAAGRVLDRPRADVVVGFGGYAALPAYLAARRRRVPIVVHEANVRPGLANRVGARLTRHVATAAAGARLPHATFVGMPLRRPIATLDRSTGRDAARLTLGLALGAPVLLVFGGSQGARRVNEAVVGAAAGLAGAGVQVLHLTGAAHAASTEAAIAGRPPIPRYVVLPYLDRMELAYAAADLALCRGGAMTCAELAAVGLPAAYVPLPIGNGEQRRNAEPVVAAGGGLLVDDARLDATWITETLLPLLTDPGRLAGMSSAAARFGRRDGDEALADLVLSAGTHQ
- the ftsW gene encoding putative lipid II flippase FtsW, whose amino-acid sequence is MSAAAVAGPGRRTRTLAWLDRPLADYHLVLGSCALLVILGLVMVLSASSVTSFATSGSSFAVVKKQALWVVIGIPALLVAMRLPVKAYRWLGYPMLALSVVLLVAVLVPGVGASVNGARRWITLPGGFQLQPSEPTKLALLLWGADLLARKDRLLGQWRHLLVPLLPITLLLAGLVMVEPDMGTTIVLVTVTCALLWVAGAPLALFGGTGLALGGGLGVLAAAAPYRLARLTSFTDPFRDPQGSGYQAVQGLYALSSGGWWGLGLGASREKWFYLPNQYTDYIYAVIGEELGLIGACSVLALFAMLGYAGLRIALRNTDPFTRLAAAGITAWLVSQALVNIGFVTGLLPVTGIPLPMVSFGGSSLVPTMFAVGMLASFARREPDAVALLAARRRGR
- the murD gene encoding UDP-N-acetylmuramoyl-L-alanine--D-glutamate ligase; the encoded protein is MRFDPAGRLVAVGGVGVSGRAAALALARLGADVIAVDARDGAEQRATAAELSAAGVRVRLGDATVLPDRVDLVVTSPGWRPDQPLLTAALRSGVEVIGEVELAWRLRPPGAAPWLAITGTNGKTTTTRMAAAMLGAAGRRVVAAGNVGTPLVDAVLTEPAPEVVVAELSSFQLHWSVSLACAAGALLNLAQDHLDWHGSFAAYTADKLKIWAGGLALGNRDDPEVAARLADVAGRTVAVTLGRPREGELGVEDGYLVDRAFAEAALLARVEDVRPSGPHHLANALAAAGLARSRGVEADAVARGLAGLRLEPHRGDVVATVDGVAYVDDSKATNPHAATASITAHTRVVWIVGGLLKGADLTPAVRAAADRLAGAVVVGVDRGAVLEALTRHAPQVPVVEVARTDTGAMDEAVTSAARLATPGTTVLLAPAAASMDMFRDYAERGEAFVAAVVALAARRR
- the mraY gene encoding phospho-N-acetylmuramoyl-pentapeptide-transferase; the encoded protein is MRDILVAAMGSLIVSLVGTPLAIRLFRSRGYGQLIREDGPTSHHTKRGTPTMGGTVIIAATISGYTVAHLVLLSGPTASAVLVLFLMTGLGLVGFLDDYIKIRKQRSLGLNKTTKLVGQAVVAVVFGVLALHFPGGGLVHLTPVSSHLSFVRDYPGLVLGTVGFVIWAYLMVSATSNGVNLTDGLDGLASGAAVMVFAAYVVISFWEFKNGCGSAPGPGCYHVRDPLDLATVASAAMGACFGFLWWNASPARVFMGDTGSLALGGTLAGLAMTTRTELLLVILGGLFVVETLSVIIQVVAFRGFRRRVFNMAPVHHHFELGGWNENTVIVRFWIIAGLAVAFGLGVFYAEFLSRGPLR
- the murF gene encoding UDP-N-acetylmuramoyl-tripeptide--D-alanyl-D-alanine ligase, translating into MIRLTLAEVAHAVGGRLDGGADPASAVTAAPVVDSRRAGPGTLFVAVRGDRVDGHDFAPAALAAGAVAVLAAAPLGRPAVVVDDVVEGLGRLAAEVLRRLPGLHVVGVTGSSGKTTTKDLLAAVLAADGPTVAASDSFNNEIGLPLTACAADGDTRYLVLEYSARGRGHISYLTGIARPDVAVVLNVGDAHVGEFGSRDAIATAKAELVEGLAADGTAVLNADDPLVSAMAARAPGRVVTFGLGAGALVRAGKVTLDECGRPGFGLRSGDGSPVPVRLGYVGAHQVPNALAAAAAAGVLGLPLLAIAAALSDARPVSRWRMELRELPRRILLLNDAYNANPDSVRAALTTLTHLRGQGAGQRRGWAVLGEMLELGPYGAQAHADVGRLAVALGVDRIVAVGDGAAGIDTAARAAGGRSIRVADADEAATLLAAELGPGDVVLVKASRRVGLERVAAALENLS